A segment of the Candidatus Sumerlaea chitinivorans genome:
GGGTACGTTCTGCTTGGAATGGCCGCCCTCAATGGCGAGGGCATGAATGGCGCCGTTTTTCAAATGTTCAACCATGGTCTCTCGAGCGCGATGATGTTCTTGCTCGTGGGGGTGATTTACGACCGAGCTCACCACCGGGAAATCGAGCGGTTCGGCGGACTGGGCCTGCAAATGCCTCGCTACCTCACCCTTGCCATTATTGGCTTCTTTGCGTCGCTTGGTTTGCCGGGCTTCAGTGGGTTTATTAGCGAAGTGATGGTGTTTTTGGGCGCCTTCAAGGCAAACTCGACAACCGCCTTTCCACAGCTCGGCAATGTTGTCTTCGACATGAAGTTGCTGACGATAATCGGATGCGCGGGCGTGGTGCTTGGCGCCGCCTACTTGTTGTACACTATCCAGCGGGTGTATCTGGGACCGCCGCGCAAGGAATACGAGGGATTTCCTGATCTTCAGCCACGCGAGTACGCAGCCCTTGTCCCACTCGGTGCCCTTGCACTCTTACTTGGGGTTCTCCCCCATCTGGCGCTCGACGTGTTCGGCGGCACGATGAACCAGATGCTGACGCTATGGAAGACGGAAGGGGCCGCGAGTTTGGCGACGGCAATCGAATTCTTTAGGAGCTTTGGGCAGTTGTGATGAGCGAAAGCCCCACGATGACACTCGCACAAAGCATGCAGGAAACCCTCCGAGGGCTTCCAGCGTTTGTGCCGATTCTCATTCTGGCCGGCACCGTTCTGGGTGTGCTGTTGTGGGATTTCTTTAACAGCCGTGCGAACTCGCGTCGGGTTGGGTGGCTTGCAGCTGTGGGCGTCGTCGCTGCAGGGGCCGTAGTCATACGTTTCTGGTGCGTGCCCCCTGCCTTTGGGGTTCGCACTGGATGGGGAATGCTTCAGGCGGACCTCTTCACGTGGTTTTTTGCGCTGCTGTTTCTTCTCGGCACCCTCGTGGTGATCGGCATGACCATGGCAGACGCTGAGATTGCCGATTTTCGGATGGGCGAGTATTATGCACTATTGCTAACCGCGACGTTAGCCGCCATTACCTTGGTGGCATCCACCAATCTGGCTGTTCTTTATTTGGCATTTGAGACGCTCTCACTCCCTTCCTACGTCCTCGCCGGCTATCGGAAAACTGACCGTCAGGCCGCCGAAGCTTCGCTCAAATATCTGCTTTTCGGCGCAATGGCGTCGGGCATTATGCTGTATGGACTGAGCATTCTCTACGGGCTCACAGGAACGCTGGATCTACAAGCGATCCATACTGTGGCGCCAGAGAACCACGGGGCCTTACTGCTTGTTTTCGTGCTTCTTGTGGCAGGGTTTGGCTTTAAGATGAGCCTTGCTCCATTCCACTTTTGGGCACCTGACGTTTATCAAGGCGCACCCACCCCAATTACAGCCTACCTCTCGGTGGTCTCTAAGGCGGCCGGATTCGCCGCGTTTGCGCGACTGGTGGCTGCCCTCACTGAAGGTGGCACCTTCTTTCGGACTGCAAGTACCTCGCCAATCACCGAGTTCGAGCTTGCGAGCCTATTCTGGATCCTTGCGGTGTTGACGATGTTGTGGGGCAACTTTGTTGCCCTGCGACAACGCGATGCGAAACGTCTGTTCGCCTATTCCTCCATCGCCCACGCCGGATATATGTTTATGGCTTTTGTGGCACAGAACGAAGCGGGGGCGGAGGCACTGCTTTTCTATTTCGTGGTCTATGCAATCGCAAATTTCGCTTTCTTCTACGGGATCCAACTCGTGTATCGCTCTCGCGGAACCTACGAGCTGAACGGGTTTCGGGGATTGGTTTATTCGTCGCCGGTGGTTGCAGCAACCCTCAGTGTAATGCTTTGGTCGCTCATCGGTTTGCCGCCTTCGGCTGGATTTGTGGGAAAGTGGAAATTGTTCTACTCGGTCATCGAACAAGCACACACCTCGCCCATCCCAGCGCTCTACTATTCGCTGGTCCTGATCGCAGTTGGGACGAGCGTTGTCGCACTCTATTACTACGTTCAAATCATTCGGCTGATGAGCTTCTACGAACCAGAGGGGCCGGCACCCGCTCTTCGGGTTAGCCCGCTGGGCAAGTTGGCGCTGTGCGTGGCGGCCGCCCTGATCCTTCTGATTCAGCTCAACTGGCAGCCGCTGAGCCAGAGCGCACGCGCTGCCATCAAGGCTTCCACAAATCCGTCTGCCTTTCACTCTTCACAACCCGCTCCGCAATCACTGGCAAATTCAGCTGTTGGCGCTCAGAACGAGAGTCGTCCA
Coding sequences within it:
- a CDS encoding NADH-ubiquinone oxidoreductase chain N translates to MMSESPTMTLAQSMQETLRGLPAFVPILILAGTVLGVLLWDFFNSRANSRRVGWLAAVGVVAAGAVVIRFWCVPPAFGVRTGWGMLQADLFTWFFALLFLLGTLVVIGMTMADAEIADFRMGEYYALLLTATLAAITLVASTNLAVLYLAFETLSLPSYVLAGYRKTDRQAAEASLKYLLFGAMASGIMLYGLSILYGLTGTLDLQAIHTVAPENHGALLLVFVLLVAGFGFKMSLAPFHFWAPDVYQGAPTPITAYLSVVSKAAGFAAFARLVAALTEGGTFFRTASTSPITEFELASLFWILAVLTMLWGNFVALRQRDAKRLFAYSSIAHAGYMFMAFVAQNEAGAEALLFYFVVYAIANFAFFYGIQLVYRSRGTYELNGFRGLVYSSPVVAATLSVMLWSLIGLPPSAGFVGKWKLFYSVIEQAHTSPIPALYYSLVLIAVGTSVVALYYYVQIIRLMSFYEPEGPAPALRVSPLGKLALCVAAALILLIQLNWQPLSQSARAAIKASTNPSAFHSSQPAPQSLANSAVGAQNESRPLAQREATR